A single window of Zea mays cultivar B73 chromosome 10, Zm-B73-REFERENCE-NAM-5.0, whole genome shotgun sequence DNA harbors:
- the LOC103641752 gene encoding uncharacterized protein, whose product MGIVLHYMLRLEPFTSLYLNFQGGKFDHADRLFQSIESAYINSLSNTRWGTYRRCCSPSMGKGLALQRTTSAYSYVAQLHNLKDDNSSDEFDKDSIESDDRSLEELSWETLELLVVPHIFR is encoded by the exons ATGGGAATCGTTCTTCATTACATGCTTAGGCTCGAGCCATTTACATCTCTGTATCTAAATTTTCAG GGTGGCAAGTTTGACCATGCAGATCGTTTGTTCCAAAGCATTGAGAGCGCTTACATAAATAGCTTATCAAATACAA GATGGGGAACCTATAGGCGATGTTGCTCTCCCTCCATGGGCAAAG GCTTAGCATTGCAAAGAACAACTTCTGCGTACAGTTATGTAGCCCAGCTTCATAACTTGAAG GATGATAACTCAAGTGACGAGTTTGACAAAGATTCTATTGAGAGTGATGATAGATCTCTTGAAGAGCTAAGCTGGGAGACACTGgaacttcttgtggtacctcataTATTCAGGTAA